Genomic window (Magnolia sinica isolate HGM2019 chromosome 10, MsV1, whole genome shotgun sequence):
atagggctgattttcaggccatgggTCTATCATGGGGTGACCCACCTTATGgttgggtggatttcacattaatgccatggcagggcccacctatcCCTTTTCTGCCTTTAAATAACTTTCATTGAGGATATTTAGTGACATTAAATTTTCCTTAAATGAGGTAActagttggatggcaagtaaaaaattatggtgggccctagaaaatttttaatagcaagagttcaatatccactatttcctatggtgtgcacCATTCAGATTCACAacttacttcatttttggattaatgttctaaaatgagctgaaaaaatcaatgaacggtgtggatatacaagacatacatcaaggtgggcagcATGGTCAAAGACGAACTCTCTTGCATGAGGAAGGGGCGGCATTTAATCCATGcatactagggctgaaagttgggcggattggtgctcaaccctggcccaacccaaggttcctatacctcaaccctaacccaattcaacccaacctcgggttggaaattctcaacccaagcccaacccaaacaGGCgtggtcaggtggatacatgctaatattttcattattacattagtttattatatttcaatacacgtcttattttttgtacctatgattttattaattatatatgtagttatttatcataaataacttcattttttttctaaacaaacaagctaaaatataggactacttatttaaaagtcgtgttgtgtagcacacaatctatttgggagagagaaatctggcatatcttggtTGCTTGAGTCATCGCAAATGACTTGAACCAATGAGACCCGACGACactggaatttcatgtgccttcaacacaacaatccacactcaattaatatatatatatcgagcTTATGgcaactttccatgaggtcgagttgtgtgggcccaccgtgatgcgtgtcaaacatctaccccattagttagatgcaccattccatggtgggcctagggcttaaaattcaagtcaatccgtgacttttgtgggccacaccacatacaaaagttgagaggggtttctctccgttaaaatattcataatcatttgttgggcccaccgagatgtggttcacaaatccagcccatccattatgtgtgtcccacttgcatgaggggtcagaccaacttTCAGacgtatccaaatttcaagtgggccccactaaatgcctttatatgttttaggcatgtcttcccatgatacacacacacacacacacacatgtatatatatgtatatatatagggTACAGGTTGGGTTGGACAACCCGAGGCCTCAACCCAGCTCGAGACCAAACCCTATACatcctgcctgagcccaacccaatgtcgggtcagtcattggtcggtcgggttgaacccacccgactttcaaccctaatgCGCACCCTCTTTTCTAATATGACCCTTTTTTCTTGTAAGGGAGCGGAAGGAGCTTACTGGTGCCTAACCTTATTTTTATGGGCCCATTGTCATGGTGTGATGTGCGTCatgtcatgatatgcatgtgtgaTCCACTACAACCATGAGATGTGTGATCTCATTCTACATCTCAAGACAAAATATCAACCTAACTTTCGATTCAGGTTGGCCACACAAATAGAACAGTAGAGGGAGAGACgtttacctttgatttttacaagaCCTACAATCATGCGtaggtgaaatccactccaaccattagatgtcacaccaaatgTTAGGTATATAACTCAAACATAGGCCCATACTTGATTTAAGTGTGCCTCATCAAAGGAGTTATTTTGAaaggcaagtttttttttttttggtacactATTCTAATTGTacggtccacttgaaccatggatgtaGTTGATTTTCGGTTCCTACGTCTAACATGGGGTGATACACATGATGGTTAatgtggattttacattaacacacctcagtggggcccacccaagtcagAGATCATTTTTAAAAAACCTCTTGAAAAGCTAAACGCTCCTCTCTCTCcaaacattaattagcattaattcaTCCGAACTgggtgtatatattatatttaagagGAAAATTTTCTCATTAAATGCTTAACTAATTAGACCAAGATTCATTAATCCTAGCTGGGTGTATATATCGTATTTAAGGGGAAAATTTTCTCATTAAATGCCTAACTAATTAGACCAAAATGTACTGATCAACTAGTCCTGGGTCAGGgtacacacacagatatatatatatatatatatatatatatatatatatatatatatatatatatatatatatatatatatatataatttttgttGAACTTTCAAATAAACCATATGATGGAaaaatggtgggcccaccgttaaaaacttcttcgggccatagaagtttagaatttagggcatgaaactGAAATTAAACTATATCTAATACTGAGGTAGACTACACCATGTTGGAATTGAAGGCACACCAGAAGGCACACCAGAAGGCAcagcattgaaaacttctttgtagGAAGGAAGTTTTGGATGTAGGCCAAGAGACGAAAATTAAAGTGTATCCAaccctcaagtagaccacacaatggCAAATAATGGAAATTGAAGGCCCACCGTTGAGAACTTAtcaggctacagaagttttggatcagactgatatatGTATCAAATGAAAGTATATCCAATGCTTAAATAGACCACGCTATGGGAAATAGGAGGAATTGAAGGCCAAGGGTTGAAAGCTTattggggctacagaagttttgaatcaagctgatatttgtgtttgacaaataaatatcatcactttgtgccttaggaaggtttcaacggtggatatcattcaacctactgttttctgtgatgtggtccacagaaatgtggtggaaaaatggatggatggatggaaaggataaaagacatacatcacggtgggtcccacagagtatAACCACCACGCCACACCAGTCTATACCAACTTGCCAAGAATGGCAGGCAGGTCCGTCGCCTCTCGTCAAAATCTCCATAATACCCTCTAAAAACAACTAAATACCATTCCTACCCTTCCCTGATATATAAAAGCTTTCTCATttcccctctcattccatacgaaaacCGGCCTTTCCTCAGTCTCTCTGCAAACCAAAGAAATCGCTCTCAAATGTctgcaaatctctctctctcctccaccgTCCGATTTCCCAGATCTAACCGTCCAATCCCCTCCCCACCCCAAATGACAATTCTAGCCTTCGCCCCAACTACATGCCCCAAAAGACCATCCAATCTCTACAACGTCCTACGTGTCAAAGAAACCGCTTCTCCGATCGAGATAAAAAACGCTTACCGGACGCTTGCAAAGCAGTTCCATCCTGATATAGGATCCGACGGACGATATTTCATTGAAATTCGTGAAGCCTACACCACGCTATCGGATCCGGTCTCTAGGGCTGCCTACGACCGGTCCATGGGGCGGGGGATCCGGTTCGACGCTGGGAGCCGGTCTGGACCGGCGTTGCAGACAAGGAGGTGGGAGACAGATCAATGCTGGTAGGGGTTGATACGTGTTCTGATTATATTGGAGTGGATATAACAGCTGACGTGGCGGGAACGGCATTGCGACTCTGTTTGTTTGTTTAATAACCAGTAAGGGTCCGTTTGGATGCCCATAAAATTCTCAAATTGGGTCATTTGTATATCTGCCTTCGTAGGCTCTAAACATATTACAACTTTCAGCTGTAATCccaaatcttaaaaaaaaaaaaatacattttttagATTGCTTGTAAAGTTTTTATAGTTAAAAAGGCATTATATATAATAGAACACCATGGTTCATACATActcatgatgtgtggggcccactgcgtaagtccaatttgtccatcatgtacTTCCTTTAATGCTCTCCTATTATCCCCTTAAAAAAAGCTTGATTGATCATTAGATGGACTACACAAGAGGGAAGGATGAGgcctccaccgttaaaaactttcatgATGcatttaggcccattgtgatagttggaggacatccaatctgtccaataaGTTCATGCTTCAATGATCTCCTGGGGTATacaaaaatcagatttattattattattattattattattattattatatttttctaaaattatgtGCTTCGAATGTTTTGACTAAATTTACTACCAAAGCGGGATGTAGTGTAAATACTTTATACATTATAAATACTTTACAAGTTcgataaatatataatttatttaaaactCTTTTAAGAGATGTAAAGTATGCTTTGATATTTGGATTCCCGACCTCAAACAACATGGTAGAATATGATGCACTCCTCGCCGGGCTCAGGTTGGTGAAAGCCATGGGAGCCCAAGTTTTGAAGATCTACAACAATTCGCAGCTTATCGTCAATCAGGTTGCTGACAAGTACCAGGTAAAGGGAGAGAAGATGATCGCCTGCATCTAGAAGGCGAGAGATCTTATCTACCAATTCAGTAAATGCAAAGTCACTTTAGTCCCCCAAGTAGAAAATTTTCGAGtagatgtgtaacgccctgaaaatcgacaCCCGAGTACAAAGACCCCAATCCCAAGTTCCCATGTGTTAACCCAATGagaatgcacatgtgacctcattcagattcacattaaTTCTACACATGGATAATTAAAGTAGTACAATTCACTTAGTGGATCCAAAGCGATATAGAAATAACGAAAGATTTAGAAAAATAaggctaataataataataaaaaaacaattCCAATAGTGGCGATCACTTACAATGAGGATTATATAGACGGTTAAAGTGTAAAAATTTTAGTTTACGCCTAATTCTTCAAAACATAATGGTGGTGGCACAAACTAATCTAAGCCTACCcgtctgaggtctcactagtacctgcattAATGATATgcctagttggtattttaaaataccgtcccagatgagagtgagtaactaactcagtggttttattagttttaagttacatatgttattaACTCAATCAGtacaggtaatgataaaataagaaatcaaacattttttaaatactcttgttaaatgcataaatgatattatgtaatgatgcatgcacctttcaatccaacactccctcacaagtgacttcaaTGCGTATTTtataaatgccaacactccctcacaaacAACTTCAACGccaaatcataaaattatatctAATACAACACGGTGAATgcgtatgttagccgagtaattattaaattCTATTCATCTAGTATATTGGAGAAACTAGGATACCGATgttatatcatgagtccttattcgtatcacgtggctcgttgcggCACGTAATagctcctcaccagtgtcccttgatctaaatttaggtatcaccaaTTTATCTTACAAATCAACCATTCTAAAGGTACGACATGATACTCAAAGGTATGAGGATAAACTCGGTATGAGTTGTCACCCAAACACCCAGTATGATGACTCAGTTTCGAGGTGTGGGCTTGTCCGATAAAATCAAATTTCCCTAAaggaaatggctcgtcacctaattcCATTTACGCTCAGGTCATTCGAACAGTACTCTGACACGGAATCATCGGCCCGAAAATTTGATGGGGGCTGTTCGAACAATAATCTATCACTTCCATTACttctcactggtcactactgGGAGGCTTGTTAAccagcgtatgccgacagcttgaacacagtgtcccataataccatgctcgactcatgagtcttaatgggaTCATATCGCGTCAACGGTTATGAATAGACTCATCTATTGAGAACGGGATATCTTAGATTCAATTGGGTTGtgtcatacattatgaacatacatgaCTAGTCGGCTAGTGGATTAATTTGATTGATCTGGGAGAATCCCATCACAACTGACattaggtgcaagcatcccatgtaaTTCAGTTACTATCGATTGTTTGTGTTTAGCCCAAGTCGATTAAACAAACTTAGGGTGGTCGACCTAATTCGGACCACCTCTTGGTTTGGGCGATTTATTGACTGACCAAACATTATAAGTAACCTAAGCATCATTACAAACTTAACAATTTTTTATGCCGTCAATATAGATTCAATGACACAACCAcatagatattttatcaaacatgagaGCGTCCATAGAACGCTCATTTAATCGCctaagcattttattaaacatgtaAGCCTCTATGGAATAACACATTCACTAGagtatttaatcaaacatgttagcATCAAGAAATTAACAAATCCAATCAACCATTCAACCAAATATGTAAGCATCATTAAAATAACACATTTAATTACCTGGACGTTTTATTAAACACATAAGTATCCATAAACCACTAATAACACATATTGCAATTAAACTCAAAATATGGACATGCTAGTTATTTACAAACCATTCACCATAAGACATCATTAATTGAAACCCTTAAGGGTCAATAAATAgaaacctaggcataatggtTCGCACCTTAAGAGAGGATTCTAATCTTTGAGCTCCTAGGATTGAGAATTTGGGAAAAATCACTAATACCTAATGTGAAGTAAGGAGGTACTGTTAATCACAAGTAAAGTAGGTATAAGTTGTGAAATTGAAGGATTGAAAGTGAGTCTTACCTCCAGTTGCAAGTGGCGATAGATTCGGCGAGGGATTCAGTAAGTTAAAGGGTTTGATCGATGAACTATTAATCCCTAagcaccaaggtcattccctctctttcataatctctcttcctctttttctcttcttctctttctgtttccctttttctctttctctcataagGTATGGAATTCGTATGGGAGCAAAGGAGGCCCCCAAATGCCCTATTTATAGCACCATATTTGGTGTAAATAGCCCTCAGGGCTGTGTTTTTATATACTAGCCCTAAGGGATTGTGTTTTTACCCTTTGGGGCCCACTACGGGGCGTAGGGGTTGACACCCACCATAGGATAGTTGGATctagtgatgatctacgcatAGACACAATCGGCTTGCCATTTGGGCGCATTAATTGACGAGTATGATTAAAAGTCAGTTTAATGGTCACCGACTATCGATTGGGGCCAtgactatatggatatgtgcgGGGACATATCCTTAACTCGTACATCGAGTTTGGTTGAAATTCAACGGTCTGAAAGTCACAACTTCGTGAAAGAGTGAGGGTCTATTTCTCTTAAGTTTCAAATTTTAGCATGGGGGATTCATGCATTTCAAGCACTTGACTTCCGACCCAATTTGAGCAGTTCTGAGCACTTTCTTTGTTCACCACCCGCGATGggtgtcaagcccaatgagatgaaCATTATTTTATACTTTTGAAactaatggcccactaacgagtggtttagaacttgtttggataatcagggcatttctagaatgaattgggtagcgagatttcttgtgcacaatgataagggtttggattagctaagttcatagtttAGCCTATTCATAACTAACGAAAATAGTGATTTGAACATAAtcaccataaaccattgattcttaggctaaaaggataatttggttagtttggtttgttaattaagatccgagcccTACTTATCTCAGTTTTTGGTATGTTTTTATTTATTAcggttgtcttgattaatcagtgatATGTTAGCCAGATTT
Coding sequences:
- the LOC131217472 gene encoding chaperone protein dnaJ 11, chloroplastic-like, with product MTILAFAPTTCPKRPSNLYNVLRVKETASPIEIKNAYRTLAKQFHPDIGSDGRYFIEIREAYTTLSDPVSRAAYDRSMGRGIRFDAGSRSGPALQTRRWETDQCW